In Sphingobacterium sp. SRCM116780, the genomic stretch TCAAGATAGTCGAATACTGCATGTCTCTCACTCGTCTTATCTTCCAGCTGGAGCCACTAATAACAACAACTTCTTTGTCTATCCGAAAGAAAGTCCAAACCAGTGGGTGAAAACGCTCCGTTATGATGTGGATGAACAATATATCCCTACAATGGGGATGAAGCTAAAGGAAGGTCGCAATTTTTCAGCTACTTATGGTAACGACAGCCTATCGGCTGTTATCAATGAAACGGCTGCCAAAAATCTTGGATGGAAAGACAATATCGTCGGAAGAACATTAACAAATAAGGATAACAAAGTTTATCAAGTCGTTGGAGTTGTAGAAGATTTTCATTTCAAACCTTTACATGAAGCCATTGCTCCCTTGGTGATGGTCTTAGGTCATGAAGCTGGGCATCTGATCATCAAGACAAAAGCAACAGACATGGAAAAATTACTGGAGACCGTGAAACAAAGCTACAATGCCTTCCCATCAGATCTTCCTTTCGATTATTCTTTTCTTGATGACCGATATAATCAGACTTATCAGTCAGAACTTAAGATCGGACAACTGTTGACTATTTTTTCGACACTAACGATTTTTGTAGCCTGTCTTGGATTATTGGGATTAGCCATCTTCACTGCTCTCCAGCGTAAAAAAGAAATTGGAATCCGAAAAGTAATCGGTGCTTCTGTATCCGATATTACACGCATGTTATCTTTCGAATTTATCAAATTGGTGTTCATTGCTATCCTTATTGCCTCTCCGATAGCTTGGTGGGCGATGAATACTTGGTTACAAGATTTCGCTTACCGCGTGCATATTCAGTGGTGGATGTTTGCAATAGCTGGACTTCTAGCTATTGTAATTGCCTTGCTTACTGTCAGTACGCAGGCCATACGAGCAGCAATAGCTAATCCTGTCAATAGTCTAAAAGATGAATAGTATGGGTAAATTAATTTATCTACAGCTAAAGAAATCAATACTTAAGTATTAAAAAAATTAAAAAATGATCAAGAATTATCTAAAAATAGCATGGAGAAACCTTTGGAAAAATAAAGGTTATTCTTCCATCAATATTATTGGTTTAGCGATAGGTTTAGCTTGTTGTTTATTAATTGTATTATATATACATGACGAACTTTCCTATGATCAATATCACGTCAACAAGGATCGCATTTATCGTGTTGTCCATTCTTGGGAAGAAAAAGGACAAACAAAGCGAGAAGATGTATGGGGAGTAGCACCCATCGGTCCTGCTTTACAAGCAGATTTCCCAGAAGTTGAAAAGGTGGTGCAATTTTCAGGACAGGTCTCCATTTCTTTTAAGAATAAAGAAAAAGTCTTTCAAGAAGAACGTGTCTTTTTTATGAATTCTACCGCATTTGATGTGTTTAGCTGGAAGACAATCATTGGCAATTCAAGCACGGCATTAAATGAACCTTACTCAGCTGTTTTAACTAAAAGTGCGGCAAAAAAGTATTTTGGTGATGAAAACCCTATTGGCAAAACATTAGAAGGTGGCCTTGCCGCTGGACGTGCTGACCCAGGGTTATACAAAATTACAGCAGTTATTGAAGATGTACCTTCAAATTCTCATTTTACATTCGATGTGCTGTTGTCCATGCGAACTTTTGAACAGACTCGTGCTGATATTTTTGATTCTTGGGGATATGTAGATTTTTACACTTATTTGTTGGTGTCTGATCAATTTAACCTTGCTGATTTCAATAAAAAAATTCCTCAATTTCTCAAACAGCACAATGCTTCACAAGAAGGTCGGTATAATTTCCATCTTGAACCTCTACGTGATGCCTATCTCCATTCTACAGCAGGTAGACAACCTGGTGTAACTGGTAGTGTGCAAAATCTATACATATTCGCAATTATTGGTCTATTTATCCTTTTTATAGCCTGCGTTAATTTTATGAATTTAGCCACATCCCGCTCTATGGAAAGAGCGAAAGAGGTGGGTGTTCGAAAAGCTATCGGAGCTAACCATCGCAACCTCATACTTCAATTTATGTGTGAATCGTTAGCATTGGTATTTATTTCTGCGTTACTTGCCCTGCTATTTGTCGTTATACTTCTTCCTTTTATGGAAGCCTTTGCTGGAAAGCAGTTAGCTTGGACTAGCCTATTTAATTGGACAAGTCTTACTGTTTTCTTGGGGATCGTGACTTTGACTGGAATTATTGCCGCTAGTTATCCTGCTTTTATTTTGGCTAGTTTTAAACCTGTCGAAGTGTTAAAGGGAACGTTTAAAAGTGTTGCTGGAGGGCAGTTTTTAAGAAAAGGATTAGTTGTCTTCCAATTCGGTTTATCCATCGTGCTCATTGCAGGAACTTGTATCGTCTTTTCACAATTACATCATTTACAACATACAGATCTTGGTTTTCAACAAAATCAAATGTTGACCATTGATTACAACTTTGATGATCAAGTAAATAAAAATTTAGAGTCCATCAAAAATTCTTTATCAAAAGAAAAAGATGTCATTGCTGTTTCATCCTCGCGTAGCGTTCCTGGAACATTCTTCCCAAATGCGGGAACTGATATTGAATCACGCGAAGGCAAAATGGTTCCTTTAGCGCCAGGTCTTTTTGAAGTGGATATCGATTTTATTCCCAACATGGGCATGAAGATGATTGCTGGACGCGCTTATTCTCGAGACTTCCCTGCCGACACCGCACATTCACTGATCATCAATGAAGCTGCTGCTAAACTTTGGGGATATACCAATCCACAAGAGATCATTGGCAAACGATTTAATCAATGGGGTAGAGAAGGCCAAATAATTGGTGTAGTAAAAGATTTCAACTATCTCTCCTTACATAATAAAGTGGAAGCCCTAGCCTTAAGATTAGATCCATCAAGTGGTAGATATATAACGATTAAACTTCAGAAAGCCAATCAATCAGAGACTATTGCTAAGATACAAAAGCTTTGGTCTAGATTGGCACCCAACATTCCATTTAACTACAGTTTTTTGGATGAGAGTTTTGATCGTCAATATGAAGCTGATTATCGATTCAGAAGAATTTTCACCACATTTTCAGGATTTGCTCTTTTTATAGCCTGTTTGGGACTATTAGGGCTCATTACCTATACCGCTCAACAACGTACAAAAGAGATTGGAATTCGTAAAGTACTAGGAGCAAGCATCTTTGGTATTATCCAATTATTATCCATTGATTTCATCAAACTAGTTCTTATTGCTATTTGTATCGCGACACCTATTGCCTATTGGGCAATGAATAAATGGTTGGATAATTTTGCTTACCACATTGATATGCAATGGTGGATGTTCGCTACTGCGGGGATGAGTGCTTTGTTCATCGCTTTGGTGACCGTAAGTTACCAAGCTTTAAAAGCTGCTAGAGCCAATCCTGTAAATAGTTTGAGAGATCAATAATTTATACATAAATGTACGTTTACGAACGTCTAGTGTTCGTAAACGTACACTTATAGCAGCAGACCAAAACACTTAATAATCTGTATATAAGATGTTTAAAACAGTGGCTTAGGGATTGGACTTTAAAATTAAAAAAAGAAAACAACCTAAAAGTACAAACCATCACATAGAAATTACTCTTATGATTTTTAAATACATCAAAACTGGATGGCGTAATTTGAAAAAAAGCAAGTTTTACACAGCCATTAATATCCTAGGACTTTCGATCAGTATAGCTACAGCTATCCTGATCTTACTTTGGGTACAGGACGAAATTGGTTATGATCGATTTCACAAAGATTACAAACGAATTTATAATGTCCATAATATCTGGAAAGGGGGTGATAAAGAACAAATTTCCAATAATACACCAGGGCCAGTTGGATTTTATGCGAAAGACATTCCTGCAGTAGAATCATCAGTCAGGATAGCACAAGAATATAATGGTATCATTAGCCTAAAGGAACAGAAAGATCCCTATACAGGGCTTTCAATAGCTTATGCTGACAGCACGTTTTTTAGTTTTTTTTCTTTTCCACTGCTACAATCCAGCAAGCCCAATGTATTGACGAATATAGACGAAGTGACCATTAGCGAAACACTAAGCAAAAAACTTTTCCATGGACAAGATGCTATTGGCAAAACTATCCTTTTGGGAAAAAATCCCTTCTTCGTAACAGGCGTATTTTTGGATATACCACAAAATTCTTCTATCCGATTCGATGTTATTTTTCCGATGGCCTATCAAGCCAAATCTTTTACTGAAAATGGAGGTAATGGTGTATGGAAGACCATAGACGAAGATTTAGGAAATTATTACTTTGATACGTATTTAAAATTAAAACCCGCGGCGGATCCTGAGCAAGCCATTGCACAAATAAATAACAGATTCATTAAAGCAAAGGAAGGTAGTACAAAGACCACCTTTAAACTTGGAACCCTTGAGGACAAGCATTTAATAGCACCAGATGGAAACAAATCCGCATTGCGCATGGTGCAAATATTTGGAGTAGTGGCCTTATTATTGCTTTTTATTGGAGCAATCAATTATGTCAATCTTTCTACCGCCAGAGCAATGGATAGAGCGAAGGAAGTCAGTATCCGAAAGATTATCGGCGCTAACCGACAACAATTGTTCTTTCAATTTATGTCGGAAACCTTTCTAACATTTATTTTAGCGACTCTTGTTGCTGCCTTATGGATTGGATTGTCTTTCTCAGCTTACAATACTATTTCAGGAAAATCAATGGTATTCAGTCTAGGTAATCCAGCGCTTTGGCTTTTAATTGGATCAGCCTTGCTAGTGACGGTATTGTTGTCCAGTATATACCCTTCCATTCAACTGTCAGCTTTCAAACCAATCACGGCATTGAAAGGCAAATCATCCAAACCGAAAAATAGTATTTTCCGAAAAGCTTTAGTGGTATTTCAATATGTAACATCAATCATATTGATTATCTGCACGTTGGTTATTCAAAAACAGATGAAGTACATCCGTGAGTATAACTTAGGGTATGACACTTCCTATATCTTTACCGTTCAGCTTAACGAAGGAGCTGTTGAAAATAAATCAACTGTAGCAGCCAAACTTGCTGAAGATCCTTCCATCGTTTCGTACTCGATCAATAGTGTTTACGACCCTATGAGTTATGGCAATTCTACTGGAGATATCGATTGGCCAAACCGTGCAAAAGATTACTCGCTCATTGTCGCAAGAGCTACTATAGATAAGAACTTTATTCCATTAATGGGGATGAAATTGATTGAAGGAAGTAATCTCAAAGGAGTTCCGGCTGACTCATCAAGTTATATCATCAATGAAACATTGGCTAAACAGATGGGATTGAAAAAACCTTATGTTGGTGCTCAAATGTCATTGCACGAAGTCCCTGGAACAGTTGTCGGTGTTGTCCAGGATTTCAATTTCAATGATCTAAAAAATCCGATTGGTCCGATGGTTTTTTGGACGCATCGCTATTCAGGAACCTTATATGTAAAAACAACAGCTTCAAATGCACAAAAAGCGATAGAGAAAGTGAAAACTATTTATAATAGTTACCCATCAACGCAACCTTTCGAATACACATTTTTGGATAGCAAATTTGACAAGTTATATAAATCAGATCTACGCACGGGTCTTCTTTTCAACATCTTTGCTTCGATCGCCATCTTTGTTTCTTCTCTTGGACTGTTAGCGCTAGCTGCTAATTCTGCACAAACAAAAGTGAAAGAAATCGGCATCCGTAAAGTGCTGGGCGCTAGTATACCACAAATCGTTCAGTTATTGGGAAGAGAGTTTGTCGGCTTATTATTAGTTGCCATTTTGATTGCTGGTCCACTAGCTTGGTATTTTTCAAAGGAATGGTTGGCCAATTTCAGTTTCAGAACAGAATTGAACATTTGGATATTTTTAATAGGTGCAAGTATAGCGTTATTGATTGCGGGAATGACAATTGGTTATCAAGCTATCCGAGCTGCGAAAGTAAATGTAATCGACAGTCTACGGGATGAGTAGTTATTGTATTGAGTAGATATTTAACTTAAATCAGTAAACAATTATAGAGATTATGATAAAAAATTATATTAAAATTGCTCTTCGCTTTTTAAAAAAGCATAAGTTGATTACAACAATCAATATTCTCAGTCTTTCTATTGGGATCAGTGCGACTTTGGTCATTTTCTTAATGATTCAACATGATTATAGCTTCGATCAAAATGTTCCTAATCAAGAGCGAATATATCGCATTGTCAATGATGGAGAGTATAAAAATGCAGGAGTAATCACTCCTCTTGTTCGATCCATAGAAGAGGAAGTTCCCAATATAGAGACCATTGCACCTATTTTCAAAAGCTACGTGCAAAAAATAAAAATTGGTTCTGGGAATAAAAATAAGTATCAAATATTTCCAAAGGAAGAAAAGATAGTATTGACTAATAGTCAATACTTCGATATTTTCCCATTTAAATGGTTATCTGGTAATGCTAAAGAACTCAATCAAATCGGAACAATTGTTTTAACAAAAAAAACATTAGAACGCTATTATGGAATAACTTCTCCTGCCGAAGTTATTGGAAAAGTAATCTTATATGCGGATAGTATATCTTTACAGGTTGTCGGAGTTGTCGATAACCCGATCGGAAATTCTGATTTTAGTTTTGACAGCTTTATCTCACAAAAAACCATTGAAGCCAACACTAGTTTAAAAGATCTGTTTAATTGGGATGCTTGGAATAGTGTATCAGACGCTCATCAAGTCTTGATAAAAACAAAACAAGGTACGTCTACAAAAACTATTGAATCAAATATTGCAAGTTTGATTAAAAAACATAAAGCAAGTAATGGTGAAAAAATAACAGATAAATTTATCTTACAACCTCTTGGCGATGTACATTTTAATACAACTTTTAATTACGGAGCGACCAAGCCTGAAACGTTAAGAAATTTAATATTACTCGCATTTTTCTTATTGGCTCTTGGTGCAGTAAATTTTATTAACTTATCGACCGCACAAGCTACAGAAAGAGCTAAAGAAGTGGGTATTCGCAAAACATTAGGGAGTTCTAAATCTACCTTGATCAAACAGTTTTTAGTAGAGACATTTTTGATTACACTAATCGCCACGATCCTATCCGCTATTCTTTTACCCTTATTTCTTCACGTATTTGATGGTTTTATTCCAAGCGATTTACAGATAAGTAATTTACCTAAAATCGCTATTGGATTCTTTTTGTTAGCACAACTTATCATCATTACATTACTGGCAGGTTTCTATCCTGCCTGGATACTCACGGGTTATGCACCTGTTTTGGCATTAAAAAATCAACAATCACAAAATTCAAATTTATCTCGTAGTGCGTGGATCAGAAAAGCATTGACTATTTTCCAGTTTGTCTTGGCCCAATCTTTTTTAATTTGTGTATTGATCGTTATCAGACAAATCAATTACGTTTCACAAAAAGATATGGGTTTTCAAAAAGATGCGATTGTGAATTTATATATCCCTGGAGCTTTTCAAAATTCGGATAAAGGAAATCTTCTCAAAGATAAGTTGAAGAATCTTCCAGAAATAAAAGCGGTCAGTTTCGGTAATATTGCCCCCGCAATGAATGGTTATATGCAAACCTCGATCAATCTGGATAACAGCAATGATCCAAAAGAATTGCTATTTGACAGCCGTTCAGGGGATGAAAATTATCTTGCTGTCTATCATATCCCATTAATTGCAGGAAGAAATATCAGGCTTTTAGATTCTACTTCTGAAGTATTGATCAATGAAAAAGGTTTAGCGTTATTAAATATTAAGCATCCAGAGGATGCTATTGGAAAAACATTTGATAAGGGCAACAAAACAATAGTTGGTGTAATGAAAGACTTTGATATCGCTTCTGCACATCAAGCAATAAAACCTCTCCTTTATTTTGGAAATAAAGATGGTTATGTTTTACATATTGCATTAGACAAAGCACATCCTGAAAATTGGAAAAATACAATCAATAAAATCACAACAACTTATAAAACAATTTTTCCAGATGATGACATAGATCTCCAGTTTTTGGATGAGGTCATCAAAAAATTTTATGACAGGGAGAGGGAACTTTCGACATTACTTACTTGGGCAGTTGGTTTATCCATTCTAATTGCTAGTCTAGGTTTATTTGGCTTGGCCATATTTACAGCAAATCAAAGAACGAAAGAGATTGGTATTCGTAAGGTATTAGGCGCTACTATTATGCAGATCGTATTTCTTTTATTGAAAAATCTAGTTGTTTTAGTCGGAATAGCCTGTTTAATTGCCTTTCCGATAGCCTATTATGCTATGCATAAGTGGCTGGAAGATTTTGCCTATAAAACAGATATCAATTTATCAATTTTCGCTTTATCAGCTGTTGGATTGATTGCTTTTGCCTGCTTCGTCTTATCAACGAAAAGCATTATGGCAGCCATGGCTAACCCAGTAGATAGTTTACGAGATGAATAGTTTCAAACATATTGATCACGGGGTTTAATACCTCAACTTAGCGATTAATAGCATGGAAGAAGTATTTATTTTCAATAAAGATTGTATATGGAAGTACGAGACCTATCAGCTAAATAAAACATACCAATATAAGAGAGCCTTAAGCTTATCGCCCAAGGTCTAAATCAGAAGAACAATGATAAAGCTATTTCTAAAAACTTCTTTGCGTAATATCAAACGTAATTCCGTTAATTCGATCATCAATATACTTGGTTTAGCACTTGGTTTTACGGTAGCTATCGTCAGTTCCTTATGGATTTTGAAGCAGTTTTCTTTTGACAAAAATTTCAACAACTACCATAACATCTACCAGGTAATGGTAACTGGAACATTCAATGGAGAGCAATCAACAGATCCTTCTGCCCCTATTCCATTAGCGAAAGCCCTGCAAGCAGATTTTAAAAATGA encodes the following:
- a CDS encoding ABC transporter permease is translated as MIKNYLKIAWRNLWKNKGYSSINIIGLAIGLACCLLIVLYIHDELSYDQYHVNKDRIYRVVHSWEEKGQTKREDVWGVAPIGPALQADFPEVEKVVQFSGQVSISFKNKEKVFQEERVFFMNSTAFDVFSWKTIIGNSSTALNEPYSAVLTKSAAKKYFGDENPIGKTLEGGLAAGRADPGLYKITAVIEDVPSNSHFTFDVLLSMRTFEQTRADIFDSWGYVDFYTYLLVSDQFNLADFNKKIPQFLKQHNASQEGRYNFHLEPLRDAYLHSTAGRQPGVTGSVQNLYIFAIIGLFILFIACVNFMNLATSRSMERAKEVGVRKAIGANHRNLILQFMCESLALVFISALLALLFVVILLPFMEAFAGKQLAWTSLFNWTSLTVFLGIVTLTGIIAASYPAFILASFKPVEVLKGTFKSVAGGQFLRKGLVVFQFGLSIVLIAGTCIVFSQLHHLQHTDLGFQQNQMLTIDYNFDDQVNKNLESIKNSLSKEKDVIAVSSSRSVPGTFFPNAGTDIESREGKMVPLAPGLFEVDIDFIPNMGMKMIAGRAYSRDFPADTAHSLIINEAAAKLWGYTNPQEIIGKRFNQWGREGQIIGVVKDFNYLSLHNKVEALALRLDPSSGRYITIKLQKANQSETIAKIQKLWSRLAPNIPFNYSFLDESFDRQYEADYRFRRIFTTFSGFALFIACLGLLGLITYTAQQRTKEIGIRKVLGASIFGIIQLLSIDFIKLVLIAICIATPIAYWAMNKWLDNFAYHIDMQWWMFATAGMSALFIALVTVSYQALKAARANPVNSLRDQ
- a CDS encoding ABC transporter permease, producing MIFKYIKTGWRNLKKSKFYTAINILGLSISIATAILILLWVQDEIGYDRFHKDYKRIYNVHNIWKGGDKEQISNNTPGPVGFYAKDIPAVESSVRIAQEYNGIISLKEQKDPYTGLSIAYADSTFFSFFSFPLLQSSKPNVLTNIDEVTISETLSKKLFHGQDAIGKTILLGKNPFFVTGVFLDIPQNSSIRFDVIFPMAYQAKSFTENGGNGVWKTIDEDLGNYYFDTYLKLKPAADPEQAIAQINNRFIKAKEGSTKTTFKLGTLEDKHLIAPDGNKSALRMVQIFGVVALLLLFIGAINYVNLSTARAMDRAKEVSIRKIIGANRQQLFFQFMSETFLTFILATLVAALWIGLSFSAYNTISGKSMVFSLGNPALWLLIGSALLVTVLLSSIYPSIQLSAFKPITALKGKSSKPKNSIFRKALVVFQYVTSIILIICTLVIQKQMKYIREYNLGYDTSYIFTVQLNEGAVENKSTVAAKLAEDPSIVSYSINSVYDPMSYGNSTGDIDWPNRAKDYSLIVARATIDKNFIPLMGMKLIEGSNLKGVPADSSSYIINETLAKQMGLKKPYVGAQMSLHEVPGTVVGVVQDFNFNDLKNPIGPMVFWTHRYSGTLYVKTTASNAQKAIEKVKTIYNSYPSTQPFEYTFLDSKFDKLYKSDLRTGLLFNIFASIAIFVSSLGLLALAANSAQTKVKEIGIRKVLGASIPQIVQLLGREFVGLLLVAILIAGPLAWYFSKEWLANFSFRTELNIWIFLIGASIALLIAGMTIGYQAIRAAKVNVIDSLRDE
- a CDS encoding ABC transporter permease; protein product: MIKNYIKIALRFLKKHKLITTINILSLSIGISATLVIFLMIQHDYSFDQNVPNQERIYRIVNDGEYKNAGVITPLVRSIEEEVPNIETIAPIFKSYVQKIKIGSGNKNKYQIFPKEEKIVLTNSQYFDIFPFKWLSGNAKELNQIGTIVLTKKTLERYYGITSPAEVIGKVILYADSISLQVVGVVDNPIGNSDFSFDSFISQKTIEANTSLKDLFNWDAWNSVSDAHQVLIKTKQGTSTKTIESNIASLIKKHKASNGEKITDKFILQPLGDVHFNTTFNYGATKPETLRNLILLAFFLLALGAVNFINLSTAQATERAKEVGIRKTLGSSKSTLIKQFLVETFLITLIATILSAILLPLFLHVFDGFIPSDLQISNLPKIAIGFFLLAQLIIITLLAGFYPAWILTGYAPVLALKNQQSQNSNLSRSAWIRKALTIFQFVLAQSFLICVLIVIRQINYVSQKDMGFQKDAIVNLYIPGAFQNSDKGNLLKDKLKNLPEIKAVSFGNIAPAMNGYMQTSINLDNSNDPKELLFDSRSGDENYLAVYHIPLIAGRNIRLLDSTSEVLINEKGLALLNIKHPEDAIGKTFDKGNKTIVGVMKDFDIASAHQAIKPLLYFGNKDGYVLHIALDKAHPENWKNTINKITTTYKTIFPDDDIDLQFLDEVIKKFYDRERELSTLLTWAVGLSILIASLGLFGLAIFTANQRTKEIGIRKVLGATIMQIVFLLLKNLVVLVGIACLIAFPIAYYAMHKWLEDFAYKTDINLSIFALSAVGLIAFACFVLSTKSIMAAMANPVDSLRDE